The following proteins are encoded in a genomic region of Mobula hypostoma chromosome 23, sMobHyp1.1, whole genome shotgun sequence:
- the inpp5ka gene encoding inositol polyphosphate 5-phosphatase Ka → MECSLNAQGLKTVHGSHKTIKFGLHIVTWNVGTAAPPDDITALLQLEAQTQETDMYVIGLQELNSKVPSFLIDMVFYDPWTVFITNFLAPLGYVKVSSIRMQGLLLLICVKLQHLPYICDLQTSYTRTGLFGYWGNKGAVAARLSVYGHLLCFLNCHLPAHLHNSSQRISTFQRILAVLRFPGPTSPSVLDHDLLFWFGDLNFRIADHGLHFIRDTIGKKRFHLLWDKDQLNKAKQAEPVLQGFLEGQLLFKPSYKFNLDSTDYDTSEKRRKPAWTDRILWRVKAACPDRGTGSGAGSQRSDARKPIAVTLNIYDSQMQYGVSDHKPVLATFSLELERRMTQPLVELQAEGEWVPGKDAIISYCPAQDYSSSSWDWIGLFKVGFRSPRDYVTYLWVKDDELLVNEDIYQVFLNGEDVPEDAGDYILCYYSSNMDCIVGVSCPFQILPECAGSPLEMDAGTEMCDAQAHGDSDTC, encoded by the exons ACTGCACATCGTCACCTGGAACGTGGGAACTGCCGCGCCTCCTGATGACATCACCGCCTTGCTACAGCTGGAGGCCCAGACGCAGGAGACAGACATGTACGTCATtgg CCTGCAGGAACTGAACTCAAAGGTGCCCTCGTTTCTGATCGACATGGTGTTCTATGACCCCTGGACTGTCTTCATCACCAACTTCCTGGCTCCCCTCGGCTACGTCAAG gTATCTTCCATCCGGATGCAAGGTCTCCTGTTGCTCATCTGTGTGAAGCTCCAACACCTGCCGTACATCTGTGACCTCCAGACCAGCTATACCCGCACCGGCCTCTTCGGCTACTGG GGGAACAAAGGGGCAGTGGCTGCCCGCCTCTCCGTCTACGGGCACTTGCTCTGCTTTCTGAACTGCCACCTGCCGGCGCACCTCCACAACAGCAGCCAGCGTATCAGCACCTTCCAGCGGATTCTGGCCGTGCTGAGGTTCCCCGGCCCGACCTCCCCCTCCGTCCTCGATCACGA CCTGCTCTTCTGGTTCGGAGACCTCAACTTCCGCATCGCAGACCACGGGCTACACTTCATCCGCGATACAATCGGCAAGAAACGCTTCCACCTGCTGTGGGACAAGGACCAG CTGAATAAGGCCAAACAGGCAGAACCAGTTCTACAGGGATTCCTCGAGGGACAACTGCTATTCAAACCCAGCTACAAGTTCAACCTGGACTCCACAGACTATGACACCAG TGAGAAGAGACGGAAACCGGCCTGGACTGATCGCATTCTCTGGAGGGTTAAAGCGGCCTGCCCGGACCGGGGGACCGGGAGCGGGGCCGGGAGCCAGCGGTCTGACGCCAGGAAGCCCATCGCTGTCACCTTAAACATCTACGACAGCCAGATGCAGTATGGAGTCAGTGACCACAAGCCCGTGTTGGCCACCTTCTCCCtggag TTGGAGAGGAGGATGACTCAGCCTCTGGTGGAACTGCAGGCCGAGGGGGAGTGGGTACCCGGCAAGGACGCCATCATCTCCTACTGCCCGGCGCAAGACTACTCAAGCAGCTCCTGGGACTGGATTGGACTCTTCAAG GTGGGATTCCGAAGTCCCAGGGACTATGTGACGTATCTCTGGGTGAAAGATGATGAGCTACTGGTTAATGAAGACATTTATCAG GTGTTTCTGAACGGTGAGGATGTCCCAGAGGATGCAGGGGACTACATACTCTGCTACTACAGCAGCAACATGGACTGTATCGTCGGGGTTAGCTGCCCATTCCAG ATCCTGCCGGAATGTGCCGGAAGCCCTTTGGAGATGGACGCCGGGACGGAGATGTGCGACGCCCAGGCTCACGGTGATTCAGATACGTGCTGA